The Gloeomargarita sp. SKYB120 genome includes a window with the following:
- a CDS encoding TIGR02450 family Trp-rich protein, giving the protein MGRGLSSVRVGSAWTAQQPMWGWRHFQVKNCKRQGRFTFVELVAVCDPQVRFWVNAQQLRDRNLWQPGWQSLQSANERLQFGNDFVEGFDRQLTTEHCLSNAPIQTSDLI; this is encoded by the coding sequence ATGGGACGCGGTTTGTCCAGCGTGAGGGTCGGGTCAGCTTGGACGGCGCAGCAGCCGATGTGGGGATGGCGACATTTTCAGGTGAAAAATTGCAAGCGCCAGGGGCGTTTTACCTTTGTAGAGCTGGTGGCGGTGTGCGACCCCCAGGTGCGGTTTTGGGTCAATGCCCAGCAATTGCGCGACCGGAACCTGTGGCAACCGGGGTGGCAATCGTTACAAAGCGCGAATGAGCGTTTGCAGTTTGGCAATGACTTCGTTGAAGGGTTTGATAGGCAGCTTACAACTGAACACTGCTTGTCGAACGCGCCAATCCAGACTTCTGACTTGATCTGA